Part of the Ctenopharyngodon idella isolate HZGC_01 chromosome 8, HZGC01, whole genome shotgun sequence genome, actggagtaatgatgctaaaaattcaagatataaattacattttacaatatattcacatatttgattcagaattattggcacccttgataaatatgatcaaagatgactgtaaaaataaatctgcattgttcatccttttgatttttaattcataaaattagcagaaatctaacctttcattgaaggaaaagaattgaaagtggggggaaatcacattatgaaataaatgtttttctccaaaacatgttggccacaattattggcacccttttattcaatactttttgcaaccttcttttgccaagataacagctgagtcttcttctataatgcctgatgagtttggagaacacctgacaagagatcagagaccattccttcatacagaatctctccagatccttcagattccagctccatgttggtgcttcttctcttcagttcactccactcattttctttagggttcaggtcaggggtctgggacggccatggcagaagcttcattttgtgctcagtgacacatttttgtgttggttttgatgtttgttttggatcattgtcctgatagAAGATCCAATCActgcccattataagatttctagcagaagcggtcaggttttgatttttatctgttagtatttgatagaatccatgataccatgtacatgaacaagatgtccaggacctccagcagaaaaatcgGCCCACAagattaaagatccagcagcatatttaaccgtgggcatggggtactttttatccatgtgtgcaccaaacccatctggtgggtttgctgccaaaaagctcttttttttagtttcatctgaccatagaagctggtccagtttgaagttccagtcttgtctgacaactgaatatgctggagattgtttctggatgagagcagatgatttttcttgaaaccctcccgaacaacttgtggtgatgtaggtgctgtttgatcatttttttaggctttctgagactcaagactcaactaatctctgcaattctccagctgtgatccttggagagtctttggccactcaaactttcctcctcaccgcgcattaggacgatttagacacacgtcctcttccaggcagatttgtaacatctttagttgattctTAATTATtaccctgatggtggaaatggggattttttattgctttaactattttcttacagccactttctattttgtgaagctcgacaatcttttgctgcacatcagaactatattctttggttttactcattgtgatgaatgattaagggaatttggcctttgtgtttcctcatgtttatactcctgtggaacaggaagtcatggctcgacaatttcatgttccctgatgtgctaaaaaaatgtaaataggaatatacttcagagatattttactcataaaaaattctaggggtgccaataattgtggccaatgtgttttggagaaaaacatttatttcataatgtgatttttcccCCATATTCAATTCTTTTccaaggttagatttttgctaattttatgaattaaagatcaaaaggataaacaatgcagatttatttttacagtcatctttgatcatatttactaagggtgccaataattctaaGCACAACTGTAgttgaaattgtaaaaatatttcacagttttactgtatttttgatttgatcaaataaacacagccttggtgaaatccaaacttttgactggtagtgacCAGCATTTGGGTCACATTGCTGTTTATTCTTCCACTTCTCTCTTTGTGTTCATCATCTCATACGCACCATTAGGAGTCCCTCCAGGAGAGCGAGAGGAAACGGGTCGCCGAGCAGAGGAAGTTTACTCCGGTCTGGGAGCTTCGGAAAACCCCTCCGGCTGACTGGCATCTCCCTCTCAACCAGGACAAACCACAGGACTCttaaacacattcacacacgcCGCGCACTGATGCAGATCATACGGGACTGTTTATGATGCAAGAACCAAGTATGGACTTCCGGCTGGGAATCTCCTCACACTACCTCTCCTGGACCGACGCGTGTCTGTTCTGTTGTAGATCTGATTTTCCCAGTGCTCACTGGGAAATGCAAAGCAGCGTAAAAAGTCTTGATCAAGTTAGTGCAACACTTAAATATggaattaataaaatgaaagaatCAATgtagcacaaaaatattagataATGTCCTACATGTTTTGATTATTTGAACTCTTatctgtaattaaaaaaaaacgggCTTTATATCCCAATTTATTATGAACTCTTTCAGTCCAAAAGCCATAATTTTGCagtttaaagtattttaattcTATACTTGTGTTTATGAATGAAGAcatgaaatgtttttacaagAGTTTGTTTCACTGTAGACCTGAAATGAATTTGTAAATAGATAATTATGTATCTGTGTTCTGTGACACTGACCACATCAAAATCACTGGCCTAAAGCTAAATATCCCAATAAAGgtataaataatgatttaaagacCACATCAAGTCTtgcaaaaactttatttttttgtccttgTGTTCCAGGTGTGTTGACAAATATTCATTTGCAACATGATTTAATGGAGCAGATGAAGAACAACACATTATAGTAAAGTCAGTTCGGCTCTTCATTCTCACAGTCTGTTTCTCTGATGTTTTTGACATAGAGCTGCTCTTCACAAGAgcagaaaacaacttttatccCCTTCTCAGGTGACACAGAGCCTCACTGCGTGTACACTCGTGTAATGTCGTTGTATTTGCCCTCTGGAGCCTCGTAGTTTGTAATTGGAGGTGTGTAACAGGGACCCTCGTGCTGGAAAGGGAACATGTCCGTATCTGGGCTGACTGCTGCTTTATAAAGCTCTTCTGATTCCAGCTTCAGCTCGTCCAGCGCTTGCCTCTGAGCCTCCAGAGCCTCCTGGATGACGTCCATCTCCGTCTGGTGCTGAGTGCGCTTGTATCGGGACCACTCCTTCAGCAGATGGGCTCTGCGCTCGCTCTCCTCAAAAGAGAGTTTGGGAGCCTCACGGATCCTGGAGTGTGAAGGGAATCGGATTAGTTTGAGCTTCATTCAAATCACAAGATTCAGAATGTATTTAACCTTTATTCTActgtctattttttatttatacccATTATTTCttgaaaaatctgaaattaAAAAGTGAGTAACATAAGAAGTTTGTTTAACATTTTGGTgtctacactactgttcaaaagtttagataatgattttttttaatgtttttgaagtctcttttgctcatcgaggctgcatttatttgattaaaaacacagtaaaaacagtaatattgtgaaatattattactatttaaaatagctaatttatttctgtgatcaaagctgaattttcagcatcattactgcagtcttcagtgtcacatgatccttcagaaatcattctgatatgatgatttgatgatcaagaaacatttatgattattatcaatgttgaaaacagtttttgctgcttaataattttgagGAAATCGTGATActtttttccaggatttttttgaaTCAGAAAAATTTCAGCTTTGTTAggacaggaataaaatacattttcaaatatattaaaatagaaatcacttattttaaccccttaactgtcagttattttattgccttttttcctatcacatattttattatcataaattagaaatatatattaaaatagaaattatttattttaaccccttaactgtcagTTATTTTATTGCCTTTTCTTATCACataattatcatatttattgCCTTCTTCCTATCACAtaaattttcaaatatattaaaatataaatcagttattttaaccccttaactgtcagTGTTTCATTGCCTTTTTTCctatcacatattttattatcataaattaggaataataataaatattttatattatatatatatattaaaatataaatcagttattttaaccccttaactgtcagtgttttattgccttttttcctatcacatattttattatcataaattaggaataaaatagattttcaaatatattaaaatagaaaatcagttattttaaccccttaactgtcagttattttattgccttttcttatcacatatttaattatcatatttattgCCTTCTTCCTATCACAATTTTATTCtcataaatttataaattagaaataaaatatatatttttaaatatattaaaatagaaatcagttacttaaccccttaactgtcagtgttttattgtcttttttcctatcacattttatcatcataaattaggaataaaatacttttttaaatatattaaaatagaaatcagttactttaaccctttaactgtcagtgttttatagcCTTTTTCctatcacatattttattatcataaattaggtatcattcaAAGCTTACACCCTCAGTATTCATCTTGTGGAAACCATTTTAAAATTGGACACCATTTACCATGTAAAAAGTGCTTTAATTCCTTTCAGCGGGCTCCTCCCCCTAGTGGGCGGTGTCAATTTACTGCgcaattttttaatcaaaacttcttctaatcttgacaaaacgGATATCGCGGGAAAAAAGATCTGAGACTCAAAGATCCATATTTGCCGACTGTGATAGAAGTGATATTGTGACAAATGTATTAATGGAATATGGGTGTCACCCGGTGGCTATTTTTGGTACagcgcctaaacaaaatctaataggaacttcaatttttgtgatatcaacttcaaatttggaggGCAACTTGGTCATGGTTTTAGCTTTGATTGTATAGCATTTTTAGagtccaaattattttgtaaaatatacattttgtataaaataaactgtattgctttacagtaatttataactttttttacactttcatttttttaagtgcTTTCACTTCAATAATCTACagagtgtcttctttaaaaagagaccaaccttcgtctgtattccaaagcattcatcTATTTAAGTTTGGATAGCGTATTTTCACATCTATGCGCAAAAAGGGGGATGACATtaaatttttcacaatattttactgtatttttgatcaaataacagTGAACATAAGGTGAACTCCATTTGTGTCATTTCATAGACTTCACTAGAACTCTAAACATGtagaaaacaggaaaataaagaataaagtaGGTGTGTCCAGACTTTTGTCTGGTGGTGTAGTCATgtgtattacagtattttacctGGTCTCGTCGAAGCTCTTGGCTGATGTAATAAAGTCTTCAATGGGAATCAGTTCTGGTGGAACTTTCTCCAACCTTTTAAGCTTCTTCTTCAGACGTTCTTTCATCATTATCTCTCGGCGCGGGTCcaccttcttcttcttcttgggcTCTGCTCTGTTGGATAAGACACAAAGGTCAACATTTCACATAGTTAAACACCCTAACAAAGCTTTACCATGGTAAGTCCATAGTTTCCAGGCCAAAGTGCTATATTTTCTACAGTAAACACATGAAATATGTCAGTCACATGGTATATGCAAGGGAACTGCAGTAAGTATATTTTAGAAGAAATATGGTGATTTATAAGGGAATAGTGTTTAATATTTGTATCCTGCA contains:
- the mrpl40 gene encoding 39S ribosomal protein L40, mitochondrial isoform X2, which gives rise to MAGIVCRTVSRIISSQASCSSVVAVRHSHWFTSMLSLKTSVPLRAEPKKKKKVDPRREIMMKERLKKKLKRLEKVPPELIPIEDFITSAKSFDETRIREAPKLSFEESERRAHLLKEWSRYKRTQHQTEMDVIQEALEAQRQALDELKLESEELYKAAVSPDTDMFPFQHEGPCYTPPITNYEAPEGKYNDITRVYTQ
- the mrpl40 gene encoding 39S ribosomal protein L40, mitochondrial isoform X1; protein product: MAGIVCRTVSRIISSQASCSSSVVAVRHSHWFTSMLSLKTSVPLRAEPKKKKKVDPRREIMMKERLKKKLKRLEKVPPELIPIEDFITSAKSFDETRIREAPKLSFEESERRAHLLKEWSRYKRTQHQTEMDVIQEALEAQRQALDELKLESEELYKAAVSPDTDMFPFQHEGPCYTPPITNYEAPEGKYNDITRVYTQ